A single region of the Streptomyces sp. NBC_01803 genome encodes:
- a CDS encoding NADPH-dependent F420 reductase, with protein MKIGFLGTGNVARALATGWAAAGHDVVLGSRKPEDREGRPDGGHTVTGLAEAAAHADVLVNATPGTASLDVLEVIGAPALAGKVLIDVAVGLTQDMRLSHPGVSLGEEIQAAYPELRVVKSLCTITAAVMVAPGLLDGPSTVFLSGDDEAAKRTAGGLLTDLGWPETSLLDLGDIATARGQEHFALLFLGVAGALGTHRFNVRVVPVSRAAAS; from the coding sequence ATGAAGATCGGATTTCTCGGCACCGGCAATGTCGCCCGTGCCCTCGCCACCGGCTGGGCCGCCGCCGGACATGACGTGGTCCTCGGCTCGCGCAAGCCCGAGGACAGGGAGGGCAGGCCCGACGGCGGCCATACCGTCACCGGCCTGGCCGAGGCGGCGGCCCACGCCGACGTGCTGGTCAACGCCACTCCCGGCACGGCGTCCCTGGACGTCCTGGAGGTGATCGGCGCCCCGGCCTTGGCCGGCAAGGTGCTGATCGACGTGGCGGTCGGCCTGACCCAGGACATGCGGCTCTCACATCCGGGCGTCTCGCTCGGCGAGGAGATCCAGGCCGCCTACCCCGAGCTGCGCGTGGTGAAGTCGCTGTGCACCATCACCGCCGCCGTGATGGTCGCCCCCGGGCTGCTGGACGGGCCGAGCACCGTATTCCTCTCCGGCGACGACGAGGCGGCCAAGCGCACGGCCGGCGGCCTGCTCACCGATCTCGGCTGGCCCGAGACGTCCCTGCTCGACCTGGGCGACATCGCGACCGCCCGGGGCCAGGAACACTTCGCGCTGCTGTTCCTCGGCGTGGCCGGGGCCCTGGGCACGCACCGGTTCAACGTCCGGGTCGTCCCGGTCTCCCGGGCGGCGGCGAGCTAG